In the genome of uncultured Celeribacter sp., the window CCCGAAGAGGTTGCGCCGACGGCCAGTAGCACCTCGTCATCGCCGTAGGCTTCGGCCAGAACTGCACGCGCGATATCCGGCTTGAACTGGGTGTCCTTGACGATCAGCTCAATCGGCCGGCCGTTGATCTCGTTCGTGCCGCCGGTGCCATATTCGAGGCCCATCTCAAATCCGGTCTGTGCCTGTTTTGAAAAAGCTTCGAAACTGGACCCGCTGAGCCCGTGGATGAGGGCGATCTTGATCGCCTCCTGCGCGTGAACCGCCGTGGTCATGGTCGTGGTCAGCGCCATGCCCATGCCGACGGTCGCGACGAGTCGCTTGAGTAACTTCATGATTTCCTCCCATTTTGGCAGGCTCACCGCGTTGCATCCGCACGCGCGATGGACCTACCTTGCAAAGATGATCACATGGCAACCTTGAGGAGGCAATATCGTGGAAACACGTATAGATCGGGCCTATGAGACCGGCGACTTTGCCGAACTGGCCTATGCGTTCGCGCCGGTCGGCCTCGTCATCACGGAGAATCGCGTGATCCGCGATTGCAACGATGCCTTCGCCGACATGTTCGCCTATAGCCGCGATGAGCTGCGCAATCAGGTCTTTTCCATGCTCTACCCTTCGGGTGAGGAATTCGTGAACATCCGCGACCGGGGTGTCAAACAGCTGCGTGAAACCAACACCTATTGGGACGAGCGGATCATGGCCAAAAAGACCGGGGAGCTGTTCTGGTGTCGGGTGAGGGGGCATTCTTTTACACCGGACGAGCCCTTGATGCGCGCTGTCTGGAGCTTTGCCGATCTGTCTGAGACCCGACCCTATGTGCCCCTGACCCGACGCGAGCGCGAAATCATTTCCTACCTGTCGGACGGGCTGACCAGCAAGGAAATCGCCAACCAGCTCGACCTGTCGCATCGCACGGTCGAGGTTTACCGGGCCAAACTTTTGAAGAAATTCGGCGTGAGCAATTCCAGCGGGCTGTTTCAATCTCTGGGCGGCATCGGCAGCGATCATGTGGTGTCGCGCAGCGGCGGGTAGCGTGCGGCCTTTTGCATCGGGGCGCGTTTGGAGCAAGGTTCCGAATTTATGTGCATCGTTTTTTAATTTGTTGCACATAGCTGCTGTGTGCATCATAAATGAGTTTGTTGCACATAGTTCAAAGGCCAATCAT includes:
- a CDS encoding PAS and helix-turn-helix domain-containing protein, which translates into the protein METRIDRAYETGDFAELAYAFAPVGLVITENRVIRDCNDAFADMFAYSRDELRNQVFSMLYPSGEEFVNIRDRGVKQLRETNTYWDERIMAKKTGELFWCRVRGHSFTPDEPLMRAVWSFADLSETRPYVPLTRREREIISYLSDGLTSKEIANQLDLSHRTVEVYRAKLLKKFGVSNSSGLFQSLGGIGSDHVVSRSGG